In Capsicum annuum cultivar UCD-10X-F1 chromosome 11, UCD10Xv1.1, whole genome shotgun sequence, one genomic interval encodes:
- the LOC107848493 gene encoding uncharacterized protein LOC107848493 isoform X2, whose amino-acid sequence MDTDVICDENKGESLSQYSIVKKLKGCYQSPKRLPELPTKPSDPLDPITPDSIREGGNHVDGCCSPVSSSSLHSTHCFKSQLFGDLVPSNEGSPRTPKGFDPFATGPDELMLAPQCKKYFTDSQAKVTHQLNFEEILNFNGNVNQSDNVGTVSGDKMLFELLYNSLLEVITAKQKEDLHSKASTQLSDSDGYKTPTFAPHRSGVADTCPGAPMKPANRFKRIHKGLCKKLIF is encoded by the coding sequence ATGGACACTGATGTCATTTGTGATGAGAATAAGGGAGAAAGTTTGTCTCAGTACTCCATTGTTAAGAAATTGAAGGGGTGTTATCAGTCTCCGAAGCGGTTGCCTGAATTGCCAACAAAGCCATCTGATCCTCTAGATCCAATCACTCCTGATTCCATCCGAGAAGGTGGCAACCACGTAGATGGCTGCTGTTCACCagtttcttcatcttctcttcaCAGTACTCATTGCTTTAAGTCTCAACTTTTTGGTGACCTGGTTCCTTCAAATGAAGGAAGTCCACGGACTCCAAAGGGGTTTGATCCATTTGCTACTGGACCAGATGAACTCATGCTTGCCCCacaatgtaaaaaatattttacagatTCACAAGCCAAAGTGACACATCAGCTAAATTTTGAGGAGATTTTGAATTTCAATGGAAATGTTAATCAGTCAGATAATGTAGGAACCGTGTCTGGGGATAAGATGTTATTTGAATTGTTGTACAATTCTCTTCTGGAAGTTATTACCGCAAAACAGAAAGAGGATCTTCATTCGAAAGCCTCAACTCAACTTTCAGATTCTGATGGATACAAGACACCTACCTTTGCACCTCATCGTAGTGGAGTTGCTGATACGTGCCCTGGTGCTCCTATGAAGCCCGCAAATCGGTTTAAAAGAATACACAAGGGATTATGCAAAAAGCTGATATTTTGA
- the LOC107848493 gene encoding uncharacterized protein LOC107848493 isoform X1 has translation MPQVSSRITPSFCGLSGIIMDTDVICDENKGESLSQYSIVKKLKGCYQSPKRLPELPTKPSDPLDPITPDSIREGGNHVDGCCSPVSSSSLHSTHCFKSQLFGDLVPSNEGSPRTPKGFDPFATGPDELMLAPQCKKYFTDSQAKVTHQLNFEEILNFNGNVNQSDNVGTVSGDKMLFELLYNSLLEVITAKQKEDLHSKASTQLSDSDGYKTPTFAPHRSGVADTCPGAPMKPANRFKRIHKGLCKKLIF, from the exons ATGCCCCAGGTTTCTTCAAGGATCACTCCCAGTTTCTGTGGATTATCTG GAATAATAATGGACACTGATGTCATTTGTGATGAGAATAAGGGAGAAAGTTTGTCTCAGTACTCCATTGTTAAGAAATTGAAGGGGTGTTATCAGTCTCCGAAGCGGTTGCCTGAATTGCCAACAAAGCCATCTGATCCTCTAGATCCAATCACTCCTGATTCCATCCGAGAAGGTGGCAACCACGTAGATGGCTGCTGTTCACCagtttcttcatcttctcttcaCAGTACTCATTGCTTTAAGTCTCAACTTTTTGGTGACCTGGTTCCTTCAAATGAAGGAAGTCCACGGACTCCAAAGGGGTTTGATCCATTTGCTACTGGACCAGATGAACTCATGCTTGCCCCacaatgtaaaaaatattttacagatTCACAAGCCAAAGTGACACATCAGCTAAATTTTGAGGAGATTTTGAATTTCAATGGAAATGTTAATCAGTCAGATAATGTAGGAACCGTGTCTGGGGATAAGATGTTATTTGAATTGTTGTACAATTCTCTTCTGGAAGTTATTACCGCAAAACAGAAAGAGGATCTTCATTCGAAAGCCTCAACTCAACTTTCAGATTCTGATGGATACAAGACACCTACCTTTGCACCTCATCGTAGTGGAGTTGCTGATACGTGCCCTGGTGCTCCTATGAAGCCCGCAAATCGGTTTAAAAGAATACACAAGGGATTATGCAAAAAGCTGATATTTTGA